A stretch of the Brachyhypopomus gauderio isolate BG-103 unplaced genomic scaffold, BGAUD_0.2 sc156, whole genome shotgun sequence genome encodes the following:
- the LOC143500535 gene encoding histone H4, whose translation MSGRGKGGKGLGKGGAKRHRKVLRDNIQGITKPAIRRLARRGGVKRISGLIYEETRGVLKVFLENVIRDAVTYTEHAKRKTVTAMDVVYALKRQGRTLYGFGG comes from the coding sequence ATGTCTGGAAGAGGTAAGGGTGGTAAAGGTCTTGGGAAAGGAGGCGCTAAGCGTCATCGCAAGGTTCTCCGTGACAACATCCAGGGCATTACTAAACCCGCTATTCGCCGTCTGGCTCGTCGTGGCGGTGTCAAGCGTATTTCCGGTCTGATTTACGAGGAGACCCGTGGTGTGCTCAAAGTGTTCCTGGAGAACGTTATCAGGGACGCGGTTACCTACACCGAACACGCCAAGAGAAAAACCGTCACCGCTATGGATGTGGTTTATGCTCTGAAACGCCAGGGACGCACTCTGTACGGATTCGGAGGTTAA
- the LOC143500530 gene encoding dynein regulatory complex protein 8-like isoform X2 — MRAEGIVSEVHKRISNAFDVFDHEFNHTVDVREIGTIIRSLGCFPTEAELHDIIAEVEEEESTGYIRFEKFLPTMTKVLMEHKFRPIPDDMLLQAFEVLDQQKKGFLEPEELSKYLMQEGEPFTQEETEEMFSL; from the exons atgcgggcgg AAGGTATTGTATCTGAGGTCCACAAGAGGATCAGCAACGcatttgatgtgtttgatcatgAATTCAATCACACGGTTGATGTCAG AGAAATTGGTACCATTATTCGATCCCTTGGTTGTTTTCCAACTGAAGCTGAACTGCATGACATTATTGCAGAG gttgaggaggaggagtcaacAGGATATATCCGCTTTGAGAAATTCCTTCCGACTATGACCAAGGTCTTGATGGAGCACAA GTTTCGCCCCATTCCTGATGATATGCTCCTGCAGGCCTTTGAG GTTCTAGATCAGCAGAAAAAGGGATTTTTGGAACCAGAAGAACTATCCAAATATTTGATGCAAGAGG GGGAGCCCTTTACCCAAGAGGAAACAGAGGAAATGTTCTCTTTGTGA
- the LOC143500530 gene encoding dynein regulatory complex protein 8-like isoform X1, which produces MLQGCNYVRVLHRVGYGQIDAETEGIVSEVHKRISNAFDVFDHEFNHTVDVREIGTIIRSLGCFPTEAELHDIIAEVEEEESTGYIRFEKFLPTMTKVLMEHKFRPIPDDMLLQAFEVLDQQKKGFLEPEELSKYLMQEGEPFTQEETEEMFSL; this is translated from the exons ATGTTACAGGGTTGTAACTACGttagagtcctgcaccgggtcgggtacgggcaaatagatgctgaaacgg AAGGTATTGTATCTGAGGTCCACAAGAGGATCAGCAACGcatttgatgtgtttgatcatgAATTCAATCACACGGTTGATGTCAG AGAAATTGGTACCATTATTCGATCCCTTGGTTGTTTTCCAACTGAAGCTGAACTGCATGACATTATTGCAGAG gttgaggaggaggagtcaacAGGATATATCCGCTTTGAGAAATTCCTTCCGACTATGACCAAGGTCTTGATGGAGCACAA GTTTCGCCCCATTCCTGATGATATGCTCCTGCAGGCCTTTGAG GTTCTAGATCAGCAGAAAAAGGGATTTTTGGAACCAGAAGAACTATCCAAATATTTGATGCAAGAGG GGGAGCCCTTTACCCAAGAGGAAACAGAGGAAATGTTCTCTTTGTGA
- the LOC143500530 gene encoding dynein regulatory complex protein 8-like isoform X3, whose translation MAGDKDSAEGIVSEVHKRISNAFDVFDHEFNHTVDVREIGTIIRSLGCFPTEAELHDIIAEVEEEESTGYIRFEKFLPTMTKVLMEHKFRPIPDDMLLQAFEVLDQQKKGFLEPEELSKYLMQEGEPFTQEETEEMFSL comes from the exons ATGGCGGGAGATAAAGACTCTGCAG AAGGTATTGTATCTGAGGTCCACAAGAGGATCAGCAACGcatttgatgtgtttgatcatgAATTCAATCACACGGTTGATGTCAG AGAAATTGGTACCATTATTCGATCCCTTGGTTGTTTTCCAACTGAAGCTGAACTGCATGACATTATTGCAGAG gttgaggaggaggagtcaacAGGATATATCCGCTTTGAGAAATTCCTTCCGACTATGACCAAGGTCTTGATGGAGCACAA GTTTCGCCCCATTCCTGATGATATGCTCCTGCAGGCCTTTGAG GTTCTAGATCAGCAGAAAAAGGGATTTTTGGAACCAGAAGAACTATCCAAATATTTGATGCAAGAGG GGGAGCCCTTTACCCAAGAGGAAACAGAGGAAATGTTCTCTTTGTGA
- the LOC143500537 gene encoding histone H2B 1/2: MPEPAKSAPKKGSKKAVTKTASKGGKKRRKTRKESYAIYVYKVLKQVHPDTGISSKAMGIMNSFVNDIFERIAGEASRLAHYNKRSTITSREIQTAVRLLLPGELAKHAVSEGTKAVTKYTSSK, encoded by the coding sequence ATGCCTGAGCCAGCAAAGTCCGCCCCGAAGAAGGGATCTAAGAAAGCCGTGACCAAGACGGCCAGTAAAGGAGGCAAGAAGCGCAGAAAGACCAGGAAGGAGAGCTACGCTATCTACGTGTACAAAGTTCTGAAGCAGGTCCACCCCGACACCGGTATCTCTTCCAAGGCGATGGGAATCATGAATTCTTTCGTCAATGACATTTTCGAGCGCATCGCTGGTGAGGCTTCTCGTCTCGCCCACTACAACAAGCGCTCTACCATCACCTCCAGGGAGATCCAGACCGCCGTGCGCCTGCTGCTTCCCGGTGAACTGGCCAAACACGCCGTGTCTGAAGGCACAAAGGCCGTCACCAAGTACACCAGCTCCAAGTAA